A DNA window from Moorella thermoacetica contains the following coding sequences:
- a CDS encoding B12-binding domain-containing radical SAM protein — MRILLTTLNAKYIHVNLALRYLRACCRDLPHTFILDEFTINDHPEHIAAAIYRHRPDLVAFSCYIWNIEPTLAVAAILKKVRPELTILCGGPEVSFDTAAFLAQNPQIDLVITGEGEIPFRALLEQLAGQQRPPAGNREEPLTASMYRPAGGRPAPGPVPDPAAIPGLAWRRGAETIVNPPAPPLRDLDTIPFPYQEDLDAAGNELSQRTVYYETSRGCPFACGFCLSSTTEGLRYFSLERVRDDLERLLKAGVREIKFVDRTFNAHKKRALAIWEFLLSRRPRARCYFEIAGDRLDEEMLAHLNRVPPDLFQFEIGVQTIDAGVNARCNRRQDWARLAANTRRLREMGSIRLHLDLIAGLPGETYAGVGESFDAVVALKPHEIQLGFLKLLKGTTLRARADEFGYLFLDRPPYQVLASSAITYEEMLRLHAIEGLLKYYGNSHLADHAFAYLAATAFDGSYFAIYEALAAWWEARGLLRRGHSQQDLFNHLASFAIHLARGIATRVTVPPLPGYHDSILEINSHGDTPASGAEHSGCARNLTPAQLDRFYQLLKFDCLCRDRSRNFPGWMPPSPLTEEERSNWMARITTPRSMEKYMPGLVKESPANLRRHGFIELFPCHPERPEEDNPTIVFFYYGPPGSETRVYYLQAPPLVV; from the coding sequence TTGCGCATCCTGTTAACCACCCTCAACGCCAAATACATCCACGTCAACCTGGCGCTGCGCTACCTGCGGGCCTGCTGCCGCGACCTGCCCCACACCTTTATCCTGGATGAGTTCACCATCAACGACCACCCGGAGCATATCGCCGCCGCCATCTACCGGCACCGGCCCGACCTGGTGGCCTTCTCCTGCTATATCTGGAACATTGAGCCCACCCTGGCCGTAGCGGCGATTCTTAAGAAAGTACGGCCGGAACTCACCATCCTCTGCGGCGGCCCGGAGGTCTCTTTCGATACGGCCGCTTTTCTAGCGCAAAACCCCCAGATCGACCTGGTAATCACCGGTGAAGGGGAAATCCCCTTCCGTGCCCTCCTGGAACAACTGGCCGGGCAGCAGCGCCCCCCGGCAGGGAACCGGGAGGAACCCCTTACCGCCTCCATGTACCGGCCGGCCGGGGGGAGGCCTGCCCCGGGGCCTGTGCCCGACCCGGCGGCCATCCCCGGCCTGGCCTGGCGGCGGGGCGCAGAGACGATCGTCAACCCGCCGGCGCCGCCTCTCCGCGACCTGGACACTATACCCTTCCCCTACCAGGAAGACCTGGACGCCGCCGGCAACGAACTCAGCCAGCGCACGGTATACTACGAAACCTCCCGCGGCTGCCCCTTCGCCTGCGGTTTCTGCCTCTCATCCACCACGGAGGGCCTGCGCTACTTCTCCCTGGAGCGTGTCCGGGACGACCTGGAACGCCTGCTCAAGGCCGGCGTCCGGGAGATCAAGTTCGTCGACCGCACCTTTAACGCCCATAAAAAAAGGGCCCTGGCCATCTGGGAGTTCCTCCTTTCCCGCAGGCCCCGCGCCCGTTGTTACTTTGAAATCGCCGGCGACCGCCTGGACGAAGAGATGCTGGCCCATCTCAACCGGGTGCCGCCGGATCTGTTCCAGTTCGAAATCGGCGTCCAGACCATCGATGCCGGGGTGAACGCCCGCTGCAATCGCCGCCAGGACTGGGCCCGCCTGGCTGCCAACACCCGCCGCCTGCGGGAGATGGGCAGCATCCGCCTGCACCTGGACCTCATCGCCGGCCTGCCCGGGGAGACTTACGCAGGAGTCGGCGAAAGCTTCGACGCCGTAGTGGCCCTGAAACCCCACGAGATCCAGCTCGGTTTTCTGAAACTCCTGAAAGGCACGACCCTGCGCGCCCGGGCCGATGAGTTCGGCTACCTCTTCCTCGACCGGCCGCCCTACCAGGTCCTGGCCAGCAGCGCCATCACCTACGAGGAGATGCTGCGCCTCCACGCCATTGAAGGCCTCCTTAAGTATTACGGCAACAGCCACCTGGCCGACCACGCTTTTGCCTACCTGGCCGCCACCGCCTTTGACGGCAGCTACTTCGCCATCTACGAGGCCCTGGCCGCCTGGTGGGAGGCCCGGGGCCTCCTGCGCCGGGGCCACAGCCAGCAGGATCTCTTCAACCACCTGGCCTCCTTCGCCATCCACCTGGCCCGGGGGATCGCCACAAGGGTTACCGTACCGCCCTTACCTGGCTATCATGATAGCATTCTTGAGATAAACAGCCACGGCGATACCCCCGCCTCCGGAGCAGAACACTCGGGGTGCGCCCGCAACCTGACGCCGGCCCAGCTGGACCGCTTCTACCAGCTCCTTAAATTCGACTGCCTCTGCCGCGACCGCAGCCGCAATTTCCCGGGCTGGATGCCGCCCTCGCCCTTGACGGAGGAGGAGCGTTCAAACTGGATGGCGCGGATAACCACTCCCCGCTCCATGGAAAAATATATGCCGGGGCTGGTGAAAGAATCCCCGGCAAATTTACGCCGCCACGGCTTTATCGAACTCTTCCCCTGCCACCCGGAAAGGCCGGAAGAAGACAACCCTACCATAGTCTTCTTTTACTACGGTCCCCCTGGAAGTGAGACAAGGGTATATTATTTACAGGCGCCCCCCTTAGTAGTATAA
- the thiI gene encoding tRNA uracil 4-sulfurtransferase ThiI, with product MYTSLLVRYGEISLKGNNRPYFEDKLLANMRRALAGLPPRRMRKTFGRVFVELHDDLEAVARRLQRVFGIVSMSPVATAPLELEAIKKAALAVLKDSPGSTFKVQAQRPNKRFPLTSPEVNQELGAYLLTHSQGQRVDVHHPDRVIHVEIRDEGAYIYSRIIPGPGGLPVGVTGRGLLLISGGIDSPVAGYMGMKRGLELTALHFHSFPFTSERSKEKVIDLCRVLAGYSGPLRLVVAPFTNIQKAIRQNCPQEFYVTIMRRMMFRIARAVAAKEEAPAILTGESLGQVASQTLQSMAVINKVVDLPVLRPLVAWDKSEIIEVARRIGTYDISIRPYEDCCTLFVPKHPATKPPLARVEAAEKNLAVVELVAECLENLEILTVEPEADVV from the coding sequence ATGTATACATCCCTACTGGTCCGTTACGGCGAGATCAGCCTCAAGGGCAACAACCGCCCATACTTTGAAGATAAACTCCTGGCCAACATGCGCCGGGCCCTGGCCGGCCTGCCGCCCCGCAGAATGCGCAAGACCTTCGGCCGCGTCTTCGTGGAGCTCCATGACGACCTGGAAGCCGTAGCCCGGCGTTTGCAGCGCGTCTTTGGCATCGTCTCCATGAGCCCGGTAGCCACAGCTCCCCTGGAGCTGGAAGCCATCAAAAAAGCCGCCCTGGCCGTCTTAAAGGATTCCCCCGGCAGCACCTTTAAAGTCCAGGCCCAGCGGCCCAATAAACGCTTTCCCCTCACCTCACCTGAAGTCAACCAGGAACTGGGGGCCTACCTCCTCACCCACAGCCAGGGCCAACGGGTAGACGTTCACCATCCCGACCGGGTTATCCATGTGGAAATCCGCGACGAAGGGGCCTATATCTACTCCCGCATCATCCCCGGACCCGGCGGCCTGCCCGTAGGGGTCACCGGCCGGGGGCTGCTCCTGATCTCCGGCGGCATCGACAGCCCGGTGGCCGGCTATATGGGCATGAAACGGGGCCTGGAACTCACGGCCCTCCATTTTCACAGCTTCCCTTTTACCAGCGAGCGCTCCAAGGAAAAGGTCATCGACCTCTGCCGGGTCCTGGCAGGCTACAGCGGACCTTTGCGCCTGGTGGTGGCCCCCTTTACCAATATCCAGAAGGCCATCCGCCAGAACTGCCCCCAGGAGTTTTACGTCACCATCATGCGGCGGATGATGTTCCGCATCGCCAGGGCGGTGGCTGCCAAAGAGGAGGCCCCGGCCATCCTCACGGGGGAGAGCCTGGGCCAGGTGGCCAGCCAGACCCTCCAGAGCATGGCGGTAATCAACAAGGTGGTCGACCTGCCGGTCTTAAGGCCCCTGGTGGCCTGGGACAAGAGCGAGATTATCGAGGTGGCCCGCCGCATCGGCACCTACGACATCTCCATCCGGCCCTACGAGGACTGCTGCACCCTCTTTGTCCCCAAACACCCGGCCACCAAACCGCCCCTGGCCCGGGTGGAAGCGGCCGAAAAGAATCTGGCCGTGGTGGAACTCGTCGCGGAGTGCCTGGAAAATCTAGAAATCCTGACGGTGGAGCCCGAAGCTGACGTAGTGTAA
- a CDS encoding cysteine desulfurase family protein, with the protein MAIIYLDNSATTAALPEVAIAVKEMLTENYGNPSSLHGLGIKAEKALGEARRQVAGLIGARPTEIYFTSGGTEANNWALLGIARARRRQGRHLITTAIEHPSILATCRRLEADGFEVTYLPADARGVIRLADLEAALREDTILVSVMSVNNEVGSRQPVADIARLVHSRSRAVLHVDHIQGYGKIPLNCHEAGIDLMSLSGHKIHGPKGVGALYIKEGLRLEPLLTGGGQEAGQRSGTENTAGIAGFGVAAQLAAADFARRTARMQEIKLELARRLVAEIPGAVINGPPPEEGAPNIINVSFPGVRAEVLVHMLEQRGIYVSTGSACHSRRESASHVLQALHLERWRQDGAIRISLGALNRLEEVEPTVEAFKECVQELWSL; encoded by the coding sequence TTGGCCATTATTTACCTCGATAACAGCGCCACCACAGCGGCTTTACCCGAAGTAGCAATCGCCGTGAAGGAAATGCTGACGGAAAACTACGGCAACCCCTCTTCCCTCCACGGCCTGGGGATAAAGGCGGAAAAGGCCCTGGGCGAAGCCCGGCGCCAGGTGGCCGGCCTCATCGGCGCCCGGCCCACGGAGATCTACTTCACCTCCGGCGGCACCGAGGCCAACAACTGGGCCCTGCTGGGGATAGCCCGGGCACGGCGGCGCCAGGGCAGGCACCTGATCACCACGGCCATCGAACACCCCTCCATCCTGGCCACCTGTCGGCGGCTGGAGGCCGACGGCTTTGAAGTAACCTACCTGCCGGCAGACGCCCGGGGGGTCATCCGCCTGGCCGACCTGGAAGCGGCCCTGCGGGAGGACACCATCCTGGTGAGCGTCATGAGCGTTAACAACGAGGTGGGTTCCCGGCAACCTGTAGCTGACATCGCCCGCCTGGTCCACAGCCGCAGCCGGGCCGTCCTGCACGTCGATCACATCCAGGGCTACGGCAAGATACCCTTGAACTGCCATGAAGCCGGCATCGACCTGATGTCCTTAAGCGGCCATAAAATTCACGGGCCCAAGGGCGTGGGCGCCCTGTACATAAAGGAAGGTTTGCGGCTGGAGCCCCTGCTGACCGGCGGCGGTCAGGAGGCCGGCCAGCGCTCTGGTACCGAGAACACTGCCGGCATCGCCGGTTTCGGCGTCGCCGCCCAACTGGCCGCAGCCGACTTTGCCCGGCGGACTGCCAGGATGCAGGAGATAAAGCTCGAACTCGCCCGGCGGCTGGTGGCCGAGATCCCCGGCGCCGTCATCAACGGCCCGCCCCCCGAGGAAGGCGCCCCTAACATCATAAACGTCTCCTTCCCGGGGGTGCGGGCCGAGGTCCTGGTCCACATGCTGGAGCAGCGGGGCATCTACGTCTCCACCGGCTCGGCCTGCCACTCCCGCAGGGAGAGCGCCAGCCACGTCCTCCAGGCCCTGCACCTGGAACGCTGGCGCCAGGACGGCGCCATCCGCATCAGCCTGGGGGCCTTGAACCGGCTGGAAGAGGTGGAACCTACCGTGGAGGCCTTTAAGGAATGCGTGCAAGAATTGTGGTCGTTATAG